The following are encoded in a window of Salmo trutta chromosome 9, fSalTru1.1, whole genome shotgun sequence genomic DNA:
- the LOC115200359 gene encoding phosphatidate cytidylyltransferase 2-like, with protein sequence MTELRHRGTTENDLYQQSEDKGSENEGKAEGVSESETKPDTGLPEVPVPADDTPEVLNKALSGLSSRWKNWWVRGILTLAMISFFFIIIYLGPMVLMLIVLCVQIKCFQEIIHIGYSVYHSYHLPWFRTLSWYFLLCVNYFFYGETVTDYFFNLVQREEPLRILSKYHRLISFALYLTGFCMFVLSLVKKHYRLQFYMFGWTHVTLLIVVTQSHLIIHNLFEGMIWFIVPISCVICNDIMAYMFGFFFGRTPLIKLSPKKTWEGFIGGFFSTVVFGILLSYVMAGYSFFVCPVEFNSDHNSFEVDCVPSDLFQLQDYALPATLESLTGWPTVRLYPFQIHSISLSAFASLMGPFGGFFASGFKRAFKIKDFANTIPGHGGIMDRFDCQYLMATFVNVYIASFIRGPNPAKVVQQLLALRLDQQLNIFNSLKSHLIERGLLEDVA encoded by the exons ATGACAGAGCTACGGCACCGCGGAACGACTGAAAACGACCTATATCAACAATCCGAAGACAAG ggaTCTGAGAATGAGGGGAAAGCAGAGGGGGTGTCTGAAAGTGAGACCAAGCCTGATACAGGGCTCCCGGAGGTGCCTGTCCCTGCTGATGACACCCCTGAGGTCCTCAACAAAGCCCTCTCTGGACTGTCCTCACG atgGAAGAACTGGTGGGTGCGAGGGATCCTGACTCTGGCCATGATCTCcttcttcttcatcatcatctACCTGGGCCCCATGGTGCTCATGCTGATT GTGCTGTGTGTGCAGATCAAATGCTTCCAGGAGATCATCCACATCGGTTACAGTGTGTACCACTCCTACCACCTGCCCTGGTTCAGAACGTTGAGTTG gtacttcctgctctgtgtaaACTACTTCTTCTATGGAGAGACGGTGACAGACTACTTCTTCAATCTGGTGCAGAGGGAGGAGCCGCTGCGCATCCTCAGCAAATACCACCGCCTCATCTCCTTCGCTCTGTACCTCACAG GTTTCTGCATGTTCGTGCTGAGCCTGGTGAAGAAACACTATCGCCTGCAGTTCTATatg TTTGGCTGGACTCATGTAACTCTGCTGATCGTAGTGACCCAGTCCCACCTCATCATCCACAACCTGTTTGAGGGAATGATCTG GTTCATCGTGCCCATCTCCTGTGTGATCTGCAATGACATCATGGCCTACATGTTTGGCTTCTTCTTTGGACGTACTCCACTCATTAAG CTGTCTCCTAAGAAGACCTGGGAAGGCTTCATCGGCGGATTCTTTTCTACTGTTGTGTTTGGGATCCTG ttgTCTTATGTGATGGCAGGCTACAGCTTCTTTGTGTGTCCAGTGGAGTTCAACAGCGACCATAACAGTTTTGAGGTGGACTGTGTGCCCTCTGATCTGTTCCAGCTACAGGACTATGCCCTGCCGGCCACCCTCGAGTCCCTCACTGGATGG cccacAGTGCGCCTCTACCCATTCCAGATTCACAGCATCTCCCTGTCTGCCTTTGCCTCCCTCATGGGACCCTTCGGAGGCTTCTTTGCCAGCGGCTTCAAGAGGGCCTTTAAGATCAAG GACTTTGCCAACACCATCCCCGGTCACGGTGGCATCATGGACCGCTTCGACTGCCAGTACCTCATGGCCACGTTCGTCAATGTTTACATCGCCAGCTTCATCAG GGGCCCTAACCCTGCCAAGGTGGTCCAGCAGCTTTTAGCCCTGCGCTTGGACCAGCAGCTCAACATCTTCAACTCCTTAAAGAGCCACCTAATAGAGAGGGGTCTGCTGGAGGATGTAGCCTAG